One Hemitrygon akajei unplaced genomic scaffold, sHemAka1.3 Scf000077, whole genome shotgun sequence genomic window carries:
- the LOC140722405 gene encoding uncharacterized protein — protein MAHQRAHTGERPFTCSVCEKRFTHSSTLWKHQRLHTGEKPYTCSVCGKRFTESSTLLVHRRVHTGEKPFTCSVCGKGFTRLSHLQSHQRVHTGERPFTCSECGKKFTDPSNLKRHQRVHTGEKPFTCSECGKGFTELSNLQSHQRVHTGEKPFTCSECGKGFTDSSTLQSHQRVHTGEKPFTCSECGKGFTHLSNLRRHQRVHTGEKPFTCSECGKGFTESSTLLVHQRVHTGEKPFTCSECGKGFTDSSTLHSHQRVHTGQKPFTCSVCGKGFTRSSNLQSHQQVHTGERPFTCSVCGKRFSHSSTLQNHQRVHTGEKPFTCSVCGKRFTQSSQVQSHLRVHTGEKPFTCSECGKGFTQLSQLLSHQRVHTGEKPFTCSVCGKGFTDPSNLQSHQRVHTGEKPFTCSECGKGFTQSSQLLSHQRVHTDERPFPCSVCGKRFTHLSTLQRHQRVHTGEKPFTCSDCGKRFTRSSDLQSHQRIHTGKKPFTCSECGKRFTHSSTLQNHQRVHTGERPFPCSECGKRFTRSSTLQRHQQVHNGEWPLL, from the coding sequence atggctcaccagcgagctcacaccggggagcggccgttcacctgctcagtctgtgagaagagattcactcattcttcCACCCTATGGAAacaccagcgacttcacactggggagaagccatacacttgctcagtctgtgggaagagattcactgagtcatccaccctactggtacatcggcgagttcacactggggagaagccgttcacctgctctgtctgtgggaagggatttactcggttatcccacctacagagtcaccagcgagttcacactggggagaggcctttcacctgctcagaatgtggaaaaaaattcactgatccatccaacctaaagagacatcagcgagttcacactggggagaagccgttcacctgctcagaatgtgggaaagggttcactgagttatccaacctacagagtcaccagcgtgttcacactggggagaagccgttcacctgctcagaatgtgggaaaggattcactgattcatccaccctacagagtcatcagcgagttcacactggagagaagccattcacctgctcagaatgtgggaaaggattcactcatttatccaacctacggagacatcagcgagttcacactggggagaaaccatttacctgctcagaatgtgggaaaggattcactgagtcatccaccctactggtacatcagcgagttcacactggggagaagccgttcacctgctcagaatgtgggaaaggatttactgaCTCATCCACCCTGCatagtcaccagcgagttcacactgggcagaagcctttcacctgctcagtgtgtgggaaaggattcactcggtcatccaacctacagagtcatcagcaagttcacactggagagaggccattcacctgctcagtctgtgggaagagattctctcattcatccaccctacagaatcaccagcgagttcacactggggagaagccgttcacctgctcagtctgtgggaagagattcactcagtcatcccaagtacagagtcatctgcgagttcacactggggaaaagccgttcacctgctcagaatgtgggaagggatttactcagttatcccaactactgagtcatcagcgagtacacactggggagaagccattcacctgctcagtctgtgggaagggattcactgatccatccaacctacagagtcatcagcgagttcacactggggagaagccattcacctgttcagaatgtgggaagggatttacacagtcatcccaactactgagtcatcagcgagttcatactgatGAGAGACCGTtcccctgctcagtctgtgggaagagattcacacatttatccaccctacagagacaccagcgagtgcacactggggagaagccattcacctgctcagactgtgggaagagattcactcggtcatccgacctacagagtcatcaacgaattcacactgggaagaagccgttcacttgttcagaatgtgggaagagattcactcattcatccaccctacagaatcatcagcgagttcacactggggagaggccattcccctgctcagaatgtgggaagagattcactcgatcTTCCACCCTGCAGAGACATCAGCaggttcacaatggggagtggccattgttatga